The window CACTCATTTGCCATTAGCCGAGGCAGAGCAACGTGTCGAAGAAATCCTCGCTAACCCACGCGAGTACTCACGCTGGGTCACCTGTTTGGCGGGCGGTGGTGTATCGATGGGTGTGGTGATTTTATTTAACGGCTCGATCTTGATGAGCGGACTAGCGTTTGTGATGGGATTTGCAGCAACAGCAACGATGAGAATTCTAGATAAATGGGGTCTCGCAACATTTTACCTGCAAATCATTACCGCACTCCTAATCACCCTGGCAGCAGGCGCCGCTCAATGGCTAAATGGCTGGCTGGGCTGGCAAGTTGATACGACAATGCTGGTGATCAGCGGTATCGTGTTGCTGGTAGCAGGGCTGATGATCGTCGGTGCTTTTCAGGATGCGATTGATGAGTATTATGTAACAGCAAACGCCCGACTACTGCGGGTAACTATGGCGACGATGGGTATCGTTGTCGGCGTAATGACCGGGCTATACATTATTCAGCGATTTGGGATTAGCTTTCCGACCACACCAGATCGACTAGGACTAGCTGCCGATATACGAGCGCAATACTTAGGAGCATTGATCATTGCCGCTGCTTTTGCAGCAGGCAATCATGCGCGCCTATTCGGGATGCTGATCGCTGGTGGTATCGGCGTCTTGGGGTGGTGGATATCGAGTGCACTCGTTGGGCCACTCGGAGTCGTTATCGCAAGTGGCGTTGCTGCAACAGTCGTTGGACTGATGTCGGTGCTATTATCCCGACTATGGCGTTTTCCTTCGGTGGCTACCATCGCTGCCGGTATCGTACCACTGGTGCCGGGCTTATCGCTCTACAATGGCCTAATGGGCATAATAGAAAATCCACCAACCGACCCTGACTTCTTATTGTCGCTAGCAGTATTAGCGCGAGCAATTATGATTGGTGTGGCCATCGCGATCGGTGCATCACTTGGTAATATGATCGGTCGCCAG is drawn from Candidatus Saccharibacteria bacterium oral taxon 488 and contains these coding sequences:
- a CDS encoding threonine/serine exporter family protein; translation: MKTAVKRKVPEFIKRSLGRIPRLPVPAPVWQLDKIDESLTPNMRALRMTMVIAEELLAMGVTARDVVHMALGITNTYCRRRVHIDVSSTLITMSQDRGTEREPLTLVRTITLKYVNYQTIQALQNLALLIRDTHLPLAEAEQRVEEILANPREYSRWVTCLAGGGVSMGVVILFNGSILMSGLAFVMGFAATATMRILDKWGLATFYLQIITALLITLAAGAAQWLNGWLGWQVDTTMLVISGIVLLVAGLMIVGAFQDAIDEYYVTANARLLRVTMATMGIVVGVMTGLYIIQRFGISFPTTPDRLGLAADIRAQYLGALIIAAAFAAGNHARLFGMLIAGGIGVLGWWISSALVGPLGVVIASGVAATVVGLMSVLLSRLWRFPSVATIAAGIVPLVPGLSLYNGLMGIIENPPTDPDFLLSLAVLARAIMIGVAIAIGASLGNMIGRQMRRGLIRWYSKLVRQREGSN